In Mytilus trossulus isolate FHL-02 chromosome 14, PNRI_Mtr1.1.1.hap1, whole genome shotgun sequence, a genomic segment contains:
- the LOC134697780 gene encoding uncharacterized protein LOC134697780, with translation MASFNCVFCGICDARHITKTAAYWCPECDEGLCTECHEHHSISKGTRKHGVISMESYYKLPTSIANIVSFCEDHDMKYENYCPHHNKLCCPACISTKHKNCVGLLLLQDVLKTAKSSTLLDSIEVSIKDIKTNIDTIIKNRQDDLNTFRKQRERCQDDIKQLRFKINCHMDELEQQILNELDVAENKVRIKTNKVIADLSEKTQHADVLQQNIASVKEHGSDLQTYIGSKMIEADVGIEEKYIQSLTKDGSLQQNLLKCKIDDKISRLTSIKTFGNISVEPGCLSVTLKTEKEKQAQILTNIPIPIERTVDNIKLLIASKIDMTGDLFKKSDIRGAVILSNGQMLFADCSQRKLILINKDGTLAKTVLVTSGPYDVSIISDRTVAMSAFRAVHIIDIDSEDIKDNINTHGECQGIDYHSARGMIVCYVKSRGIQSIQLFDKTISTIVQVRGDSKTGSFYIAVHGDSIYESRAEQHTITCYSLVGEKRWVYNNTDLLASPMAISVDDNSNLFVSSNFTNSLVALSADGTICKQLLSFEDGITRPLALYFDVKKNILLYAKKSGPAFIYNVS, from the coding sequence ATGGCTTCATTCAATTGTGTGTTTTGTGGTATTTGTGACGCTCGTCATATTACAAAGACAGCAGCTTATTGGTGCCCAGAATGCGACGAAGGACTGTGTACTGAATGCCATGAACATCACAGCATATCAAAAGGAACACGCAAACATGGCGTTATTTCTATGGAAAGCTATTACAAACTACCGACGTCAATTGCAAACATCGTAAGTTTTTGCGAAGATCatgatatgaaatatgaaaattattgtcCGCATCATAACAAACTTTGTTGTCCAGCGTGTATATCAACAAAGCACAAAAACTGTGTCGGTTTACTTCTGCTCCAGGACGTTCTTAAAACTGCCAAATCGTCAACGTTATTGGACTCAATTGAGGTTAGCATAAAAGACATCAAAACCAACATTGACACAATCATAAAAAATCGCCAAGATGACCTAAATACATTCCGGAAGCAACGAGAAAGATGTCAAGATGACATCAAACAACTTCGATTTAAAATAAACTGCCATATGGATGAACTAGAACAACAGATATTGAACGAACTAGATGTTGCAGAAAATAAAGttagaattaaaacaaataaagtgaTAGCAGATCTTTCTGAGAAAACACAACATGCAGATGTCTTGCAACAAAACATAGCATCTGTGAAGGAACACGGGTCAGACCTTCAGACATATATAGGCAGTAAAATGATTGAAGCTGATGTGGGAATCGAGGAGAAATATATCCAGTCTTTAACAAAGGATGGAAGCCTTCAACAAAATCTCTTGAAATGCAAAATTGATGATAAAATATCAAGGTTAACATCAATTAAAACCTTTGGAAACATATCTGTAGAACCAGGATGTTTATCGGTAacattaaaaacagaaaaggaAAAGCAGGCCcaaattttaacaaacattCCTATACCCATCGAAAGAACTGTtgataatattaaactgttaattGCATCCAAAATTGATATGACTGgagatttgtttaaaaagtctGATATCCGGGGGGCCGTCATATTATCTAACGGACAAATGTTATTTGCAGATTGTAGTCAACGTAAGCTTATCTTGATCAATAAAGATGGTACGCTTGCAAAAACCGTATTAGTGACTAGTGGGCCATATGACGTTTCCATCATTAGTGACAGAACAGTAGCAATGTCAGCATTTCGTGCCGTTCATATTATTGACATCGATTCAGAGGAtattaaagacaatataaatacaCACGGAGAGTGTCAGggcatagattaccatagcGCAAGAGGAATGATAGTATGCTATGTAAAATCAAGAGGAATTCAGTCGATTCAATTATTCGATAAGACAATTTCAACTATCGTACAAGTAAGAGGTGATTCGAAGACGGGTTCGTTCTATATTGCTGTCCATGGCGATAGTATTTACGAATCGAGGGCAGAACAACATACTATAACATGTTATTCCTTAGTTGGAGAGAAAAGGTGGGTTTACAACAACACTGACCTCTTGGCTTCTCCTATGGCTATTTCCGTTGATGACAACTCAAACTTGTTTGTTTCCTCCAATTTTACAAACAGTTTAGTTGCACTGTCGGCTGATGGAACAATATGCAAGCAGCTTCTCAGTTTCGAAGACGGAATCACGCGTCCGTTGGCCTTATATTTTGATGTTAAGAAGAACATCCTGCTTTATGCAAAGAAAAGTGGACCAgcctttatatataatgtatcgtaa